The following coding sequences lie in one Corallococcus macrosporus genomic window:
- a CDS encoding putative DNA modification/repair radical SAM protein yields MDVRKKLEILADAAKYDASCSSSGGKRKAAKDGLGSVEGMGICHSYTPDGRCVSLLKILLTNFCIYDCQYCINRISSDTARARFTPAEVVRLTLDFYKRNYIEGLFLSSGVIKSPDYTMEQLIEVTRTLREVHGFQGYIHLKAVPGASTELIEQAGRYADRLSANIELPTDGDLKKLAPEKSFAVTGGTMKDITARVEQSKAERKESPKAPKFAPAGQSTQMIVGATPTPDASILDTANRLYTRFKLKRVYYSAYSPIPIVDARLPAKAPPLVREHRLYQADWLLRFYGFRVDELTPPEKPDLSLELDPKLAWALRRRELFPMDVNRAPREDLLRVPGMGVRTVDRILRIRRWHRVTLADLARLHVPLARMKPFIVTADHRPTGLLDSARLVERVTPPATQLSLFASAREALTGEL; encoded by the coding sequence ATGGACGTGCGCAAGAAGCTGGAGATCCTCGCCGACGCCGCCAAGTACGACGCCTCGTGTTCGAGCAGCGGCGGCAAACGCAAGGCGGCGAAGGATGGGCTCGGCAGTGTCGAGGGCATGGGCATCTGCCACAGCTACACGCCGGATGGCCGGTGCGTGTCCCTGCTCAAGATCCTGCTCACCAACTTCTGCATCTACGACTGCCAGTACTGCATCAACCGCATCTCCAGCGACACCGCCCGGGCGCGCTTCACGCCCGCGGAGGTCGTGCGGCTCACGCTCGACTTCTACAAGCGCAACTACATCGAAGGCCTGTTCCTGAGCTCCGGCGTCATCAAGAGCCCGGACTACACGATGGAGCAGCTCATCGAGGTGACGCGCACGCTGCGCGAGGTGCACGGCTTCCAGGGCTACATCCACCTCAAGGCGGTGCCGGGCGCGTCCACGGAGCTCATCGAGCAGGCGGGACGGTACGCGGACCGGCTGAGCGCCAACATCGAGCTGCCGACGGACGGCGACCTGAAGAAGCTCGCGCCGGAGAAGAGCTTCGCCGTCACGGGCGGGACGATGAAGGACATCACCGCCCGCGTGGAGCAATCCAAGGCCGAGCGCAAGGAGAGCCCCAAGGCACCGAAGTTCGCACCCGCGGGCCAGAGCACGCAGATGATCGTCGGCGCCACCCCCACGCCGGACGCGTCCATCCTCGACACGGCGAACCGCCTCTACACGCGCTTCAAGCTCAAGCGCGTGTACTACTCGGCCTACAGCCCCATTCCGATCGTCGACGCCCGCCTGCCCGCGAAGGCGCCGCCGCTCGTGCGCGAGCACCGGCTGTACCAGGCGGACTGGCTCCTGCGCTTCTACGGCTTTCGCGTGGACGAGCTCACGCCGCCCGAGAAGCCGGACCTGTCGCTGGAGCTGGACCCGAAGCTCGCGTGGGCGCTGCGCCGGCGGGAGCTGTTCCCCATGGACGTGAACCGCGCCCCGCGCGAGGACCTGCTGCGCGTGCCGGGCATGGGCGTGCGCACGGTGGACCGGATCCTCCGCATCCGCCGCTGGCACCGCGTCACGCTCGCGGACCTCGCGCGGCTGCACGTCCCGCTCGCGCGCATGAAGCCCTTCATCGTGACGGCGGACCACCGGCCCACGGGGCTCCTCGACTCGGCCCGGCTCGTGGAGCGGGTGACGCCTCCCGCCACCCAGCTCTCCCTCTTCGCCTCCGCCCGGGAAGCCCTCACCGGAGAGCTCTGA
- a CDS encoding UdgX family uracil-DNA binding protein (This protein belongs to the uracil DNA glycosylase superfamily, members of which act in excision repair of DNA. However, it belongs more specifically to UdgX branch, whose founding member was found to bind uracil in DNA (where it does not belong), without cleaving it, appears to promote DNA repair by a pathway involving RecA, rather than base excision.) yields MRVEVGPDLDSFRTAARGLLARGVSPEQVLFTEEGHGQGSLLAPDAVPASAPIAALSVPPAFLELARKVACHRSPERWGLLYRVLWRLVQGERKLLEIESDADVHRVLMMAKAVQRDAHKMKAFVRFRRVEQDGEEFFIAWHRPEHLIVRYVAPFFARRFPSMRWSILTPDASVSWDQEQLTYGPGVPRSQAPEGDALEEMWGTYYASTFNPARLNVRAMRAEMPKKHWATLPEARLIPELVRQAPQRTSRMVTPKLERSEAGRFLPEHRDLASLAQAAQGCRACPLHERATRTVFGEGPMGARLMLVGEQPGDQEDRMGRPFIGPAGQLLDTVLAQVGLEREQLYVTNAVKHFGWVAGEEKQRLHAKPGRSEVLACKAWLDAEVAQVKPRMILCLGATAAQAFLGPGFRINLSRGQVFETPWAKAWMATFHPSALLRMPDERARAQARVHFEEDLRRAADTLRALG; encoded by the coding sequence ATGCGGGTGGAGGTGGGGCCGGACCTGGACTCGTTCCGCACCGCCGCGCGAGGACTGCTCGCCCGAGGGGTGTCTCCGGAGCAGGTGCTGTTCACCGAGGAGGGGCACGGCCAGGGTTCACTGCTCGCGCCGGACGCGGTGCCCGCGAGCGCGCCCATCGCTGCCCTGTCGGTGCCTCCGGCGTTCCTGGAGCTGGCACGGAAGGTGGCGTGTCACCGCTCGCCGGAGCGTTGGGGGCTGCTCTACCGGGTGCTGTGGCGGCTCGTGCAAGGCGAGCGCAAGCTGCTGGAGATCGAAAGCGACGCGGACGTGCACCGCGTGCTCATGATGGCCAAGGCCGTGCAGCGGGACGCGCACAAGATGAAGGCCTTCGTGCGCTTCCGGCGGGTGGAGCAGGACGGCGAGGAGTTCTTCATCGCGTGGCACCGGCCCGAGCACCTCATCGTGCGCTACGTGGCGCCCTTCTTCGCGCGGCGCTTTCCGTCCATGCGCTGGAGCATCCTCACGCCGGACGCGAGCGTGTCCTGGGACCAGGAGCAGCTCACGTACGGCCCCGGCGTGCCGCGCTCGCAAGCGCCCGAGGGCGATGCGCTGGAGGAGATGTGGGGGACGTACTACGCGTCGACCTTCAATCCAGCGCGGCTCAACGTGCGGGCCATGCGCGCGGAGATGCCCAAGAAGCACTGGGCCACCCTGCCCGAGGCCCGGCTCATCCCGGAGCTGGTGCGCCAGGCGCCCCAGCGCACCTCGCGCATGGTGACCCCGAAGCTGGAGCGCTCCGAAGCGGGCCGCTTCCTGCCCGAGCACCGGGACCTCGCCTCGCTCGCCCAGGCGGCGCAAGGCTGCCGGGCCTGTCCGCTGCACGAGCGGGCCACGCGCACGGTGTTCGGTGAGGGGCCCATGGGGGCCCGGCTGATGCTCGTGGGCGAGCAACCCGGAGACCAGGAGGACCGCATGGGCCGGCCCTTCATCGGTCCCGCGGGCCAGCTGCTCGACACGGTGCTCGCCCAGGTGGGCCTCGAGCGCGAGCAGCTCTACGTCACCAACGCGGTGAAGCACTTCGGGTGGGTGGCGGGCGAGGAGAAGCAGCGCCTGCACGCGAAGCCCGGACGGAGCGAGGTGCTCGCGTGCAAGGCGTGGCTGGACGCCGAAGTGGCGCAGGTGAAGCCGAGGATGATCCTCTGCCTGGGGGCCACGGCGGCGCAGGCCTTCCTCGGGCCCGGCTTTCGCATCAACCTGAGCCGGGGCCAGGTGTTCGAGACGCCGTGGGCGAAGGCATGGATGGCGACCTTCCACCCCTCGGCGCTCCTGCGCATGCCGGACGAGC